From one Streptomyces sp. N50 genomic stretch:
- a CDS encoding PD-(D/E)XK nuclease family protein, whose product MSIDPGAITVPDLWKGAHRDDRARPRSRQRLLGPSSVGLCRRRAAYEVHGTWPTDLDDNMHAAILGTWLHEGILRVLAEQYGAHTELELTNGVILGHADAYWAPDGDTPGVVEDVKTKSTRALDLVVRQGPSRHEWFQVHLYAHLLRTGGLAEHPDLPTGRPLPVDAVRLRYVGREYGQVVVHQRVYDEDITKQALAWAEDVMESAEPEAMPRDLDGPGLSIICDNCPFKSACWNLDQLADDGRAPQTILAEDTAGITEALRAYADAAEVESAAKKRKAKARKTLDAADPGTYGDFKLSWSGGNPRPPEPDPAAMIRIIEGLSLDIPMKSGGRTSRTIGVSRAPEST is encoded by the coding sequence ATGTCCATCGACCCCGGCGCGATCACCGTCCCCGACCTGTGGAAGGGCGCCCACCGCGACGACCGCGCCCGGCCCCGTTCCCGTCAGCGCCTCCTCGGCCCGTCCTCGGTCGGCTTGTGCAGACGTCGCGCCGCCTACGAGGTTCACGGCACCTGGCCGACCGACCTCGACGACAACATGCACGCCGCGATCCTCGGCACCTGGCTCCACGAGGGCATCCTCCGGGTGCTCGCCGAGCAGTACGGCGCCCACACCGAGCTCGAACTCACCAACGGCGTCATCCTCGGCCACGCCGACGCCTACTGGGCCCCGGACGGGGACACCCCCGGCGTTGTCGAGGACGTCAAGACCAAGTCGACCCGCGCCCTGGACCTCGTCGTACGCCAAGGGCCCAGTCGGCACGAGTGGTTCCAAGTCCACCTGTACGCCCACCTGTTGCGCACCGGCGGGCTGGCGGAACACCCGGACCTGCCCACCGGGCGGCCCCTGCCGGTCGACGCGGTCCGGCTGCGCTACGTCGGTCGCGAGTACGGGCAGGTCGTCGTTCACCAGCGCGTGTACGACGAGGACATCACGAAGCAGGCGCTCGCCTGGGCCGAGGACGTCATGGAGAGCGCCGAGCCGGAGGCCATGCCGCGCGACCTCGACGGACCCGGTCTGTCGATCATCTGCGACAACTGCCCGTTCAAGAGTGCCTGTTGGAACCTCGACCAGCTCGCCGACGACGGCCGCGCCCCACAGACCATCCTCGCCGAGGACACCGCGGGGATCACCGAGGCCCTGCGTGCCTACGCGGACGCCGCCGAGGTCGAGAGCGCCGCGAAAAAGCGCAAGGCCAAGGCTCGCAAGACCCTGGACGCGGCCGACCCCGGTACGTACGGCGACTTCAAGCTCTCCTGGTCCGGCGGCAACCCCCGCCCGCCCGAGCCCGACCCCGCCGCGATGATCCGCATCATCGAGGGCCTCAGCCTCGACATCCCGATGAAGTCCGGCGGCCGCACCTCGCGCACCATCGGCGTCTCGCGCGCCCCCGAGTCGACCTGA
- the bet gene encoding phage recombination protein Bet — protein MADAPVTWLAIREDQKAFEDQQLRALRAAFPDLAEASPAQLGIFFHYCKASGLDPFGRQIYMIKRKSRGEIRWTIQTGIDGYRLIARRAADHAGQPLGYEDFIWYDAEGGEHTVWLRDEPPAACRAVLWRGDSRFPAVAHWREYAPKVWDYESQEYKLGGLWPQMPASQLSKVAEALALRRACPTDLSGLHVDEEMHAADAAESREHVQVAAARLRTPGEKPSTQQPETTAASEAAVVDAEVVEPAAALEKQDQHSGGRAQETETAVPVDPRGELEEVRGTVREVAKRLGIGFDAVNERSFDDFGVSFQDANPEQLQELAESLIGAPEPQETTEAVAPGGRRSAASRTRTPAKKSAAKKTTARTPSRTKSARSNAN, from the coding sequence GTGGCCGATGCTCCGGTCACCTGGCTCGCGATCCGTGAGGACCAGAAGGCGTTCGAGGACCAGCAGTTGCGCGCGCTGCGCGCGGCGTTTCCGGACCTGGCGGAAGCCAGTCCGGCTCAGCTGGGGATCTTCTTCCACTACTGCAAGGCGTCCGGGCTCGATCCGTTCGGCCGCCAGATCTACATGATCAAGCGCAAGTCCCGCGGGGAGATCCGCTGGACCATCCAGACCGGCATCGACGGCTATCGGCTCATCGCTCGCCGCGCCGCCGACCACGCCGGACAGCCCCTCGGCTACGAGGACTTCATCTGGTACGACGCCGAAGGCGGCGAGCACACCGTATGGCTGCGCGACGAACCTCCGGCCGCTTGCCGGGCGGTCCTGTGGCGCGGAGACTCCCGCTTCCCGGCCGTCGCCCACTGGCGCGAGTACGCGCCGAAGGTCTGGGACTACGAGTCCCAGGAGTACAAGCTCGGCGGACTGTGGCCGCAGATGCCGGCCAGTCAGCTCAGCAAGGTCGCAGAAGCCCTCGCCCTGCGTCGCGCCTGCCCGACGGACCTGTCCGGGCTGCACGTGGACGAGGAGATGCACGCCGCGGATGCGGCCGAATCCCGCGAGCACGTTCAAGTCGCCGCGGCTCGGCTGCGTACCCCTGGCGAGAAGCCGTCCACCCAGCAGCCGGAGACGACGGCTGCCTCGGAGGCCGCCGTCGTGGACGCCGAAGTCGTCGAACCGGCCGCCGCATTGGAGAAGCAGGATCAGCACAGTGGCGGGCGGGCGCAGGAAACCGAGACCGCCGTTCCCGTCGATCCGCGGGGCGAGTTGGAAGAAGTACGCGGCACCGTCCGCGAGGTCGCGAAGCGGCTCGGCATCGGATTCGACGCGGTCAACGAGCGCAGCTTCGACGACTTCGGCGTCTCCTTCCAGGACGCCAACCCCGAACAACTCCAGGAACTCGCCGAGTCGCTCATCGGGGCCCCCGAACCGCAGGAAACGACGGAGGCCGTCGCCCCCGGCGGACGTCGATCCGCGGCCTCCCGTACACGCACACCAGCGAAGAAGAGCGCCGCCAAGAAAACGACCGCCCGTACGCCGTCACGCACCAAGTCGGCCCGCAGCAACGCGAATTAG
- a CDS encoding peptidoglycan-binding protein: protein MAQPLSADQFLAVLKKSGVRVVEHGSWRTHNRNHKGAWGPVHGVMIHHTGPYSTEAGMVELCRTGYTSLPGPLCHGVIDRSGTVHLVGYGRANHAGSGDDDVLNAVIAEKDLPTDNEANTDGNPHFYGFECINTGGGQNWPEAQLDAMHKVSAALCRAHGWSAKSVIAHKEWQPGKPDPAGITMSDFRTAVAKLVGESPTTSSGSSKPSGSPSDTETPGYAPFPGADYFRTGRRSALVTSMGKRLVAEGCGKYGTGPGPRWTDADRRSYAAWQRKLGYSGEDANGIPGATSWAKLRVPKP, encoded by the coding sequence GTGGCTCAGCCACTGTCCGCAGACCAGTTCCTCGCCGTCCTGAAGAAGTCCGGTGTCCGCGTCGTCGAGCACGGCAGCTGGCGCACCCACAACCGCAACCACAAGGGCGCTTGGGGTCCGGTCCACGGCGTCATGATCCACCACACCGGCCCGTACTCCACCGAGGCCGGCATGGTCGAGCTCTGCCGCACCGGCTACACCTCGCTCCCCGGCCCGCTCTGCCACGGCGTCATCGACCGCTCCGGCACCGTCCACCTCGTCGGCTACGGCCGCGCCAACCACGCCGGTTCGGGAGACGACGACGTCCTGAACGCCGTCATCGCCGAGAAGGACCTGCCGACCGACAACGAGGCCAACACCGACGGCAACCCGCACTTCTACGGCTTCGAATGCATCAACACCGGCGGCGGCCAGAACTGGCCGGAAGCCCAGCTGGACGCGATGCACAAGGTGAGCGCGGCACTCTGCCGTGCCCATGGCTGGTCCGCGAAGTCGGTGATCGCCCACAAGGAGTGGCAGCCCGGCAAGCCGGACCCCGCCGGCATCACGATGTCCGACTTCCGCACCGCCGTGGCGAAGCTCGTCGGCGAGAGCCCGACGACCAGCAGCGGTTCGTCCAAGCCGTCCGGCTCCCCGTCCGACACGGAAACGCCGGGGTACGCCCCGTTCCCCGGCGCGGACTACTTCCGCACCGGGCGCCGCTCGGCCCTCGTCACCTCAATGGGCAAGCGGCTCGTCGCCGAGGGCTGCGGCAAGTACGGCACGGGCCCCGGCCCGCGCTGGACCGACGCCGACCGCCGCTCGTACGCAGCCTGGCAGCGCAAGCTCGGCTACTCCGGCGAAGACGCCAACGGCATCCCCGGAGCCACGAGTTGGGCCAAGCTCCGCGTCCCCAAACCTTGA
- a CDS encoding phage tail tape measure protein: MATYSLTVQLTAQANSLISGLRSAADAAQDLGRRTRDLDRRLAQLDTSSRRTAQRIDTLGTRARTAATRLGALGTRGSQAGSGLRRTSAEASGAERSLKGVGKQAAVLSRLLAGGALMLGTGQLLEEGNRYQRQMNVFSAVTGATAGQMQRAAWMANQLGADLELPTTSAADAAEAMVELAKAGFRTDQAISATRASLQLAAAAGVNAADSAKYLGDIMDQFGLGADQAGRAADILAATANNASGGIIDIYYAMRYAGPVAAGLGVSMEDAASGVGMLGKAGILGQTAGTALRGMMANLAAPTKEMKEGLASLGIEAWTAQGNFKGLRYVIEELSRSQHEMSQQDFTQAVKKAFGKPAMSGAIAMAHQGTESFDALSLAVRESGAAAQITAARGQGLAGAMTLLEKQTRQTGLALYDAMAPGLEYVARLMTRGLSSATPYLVAAIEYGRDLATLYGPELRDQARSGLGGLIEEAEQLVGPLRELDEHALASGLNLLINAARMLGDVLDNAAQGVEPVASALGLLGVETGGTANSLDILVAAANLAMSAVAGLSAVLVPVGEVAGTLVRAFGALPGPVQTAIAAMFLARRLAPVLTGLASTVSGRVTGAWRGLGAQMRVQQTLAASTGTSIGRLGAAFAVLQTRIPVVGQMGAAFRSAQGPATGLTGTLTGMTRAAGVGLRGAMSGLVGFMGGPWGVALVGVTLGLGLLASQQQKAARAAAEHRQRISDLAQSLRESNGAVDDNVRAIAAENLMQEKIKTTLDGQQRLVDVARKAKVPLSELVDAYTEQGTSLAELQRRLKAVSKEHIEWVLDSESGIGGEAFDVQGRAADDLRRGLSGLSGDFKQAADDAKSYNEGVRGAGTGTSAYDRLKTSVGELADKTADADTRTRALKDALDLLSGGSISLQAAEARVNNAVLDVNEALDNGIEKADGFGKALLNSNGTLNTTTRNGQQLYQSLTSLSDAAADASVSAYALAQQNGKSLPESLAAARAQMVKARAAAVKAAEGYGLTRKQADAVADSLGLLPSKVSLLLETEGMDSTLADLLAVQAEFDRLPKATTIRVDSLSEDAQKKLKDLGFTVKTVPGTREIKITAPTKDARNALKILVDELAAVPGNKNIKVSAATKGALASLQAMQDKLRATPNAKTVTISAPTAAARKALEDLGFKIRTLPDGKAEVTVPTQPSLTSVATIQSAINNISGSIIGVGVAIKATSWDRDGNGVPDAIQARARGAVVDYFADGGVRREKHVAQIAPAGSWRVWAEPETQGEAYVPLAVSKRPRSKAIVGEVVRRFGGDVSWHADGGLSGWSYDPSSASELISVSSIRSDSMRTVKRKGKEVEIFDLVLFEKNLDKASKKAAAWRGNLATVARRAGQDVADALEAMGEDGVELTRKMATGSSKYVKEMTKDLERLGVVAKDTLSGFTSQLKAAVKDQKVFEANLTKLSAMGYTDLATMLAVQGDTDAETLAAEAVKDNKKAKNANDAAKAAAKTLATEDLADLLTIIGAIKTSTTGIHKVADSTGLEEDRIIEVADLGQSRIRSALGSRATRFLADLAKANKGLAYANGGVWEPGVYSSPTALIKFVEADTGGEAFIPLAASKRASATAVLGDVAGRFGLQLAPDTRDSAPIRTVDAHPAGNVQVVVVREQQPLIGSMPVTVSSTSATPQQLGAEVMRRLRNAQRGGRL, encoded by the coding sequence GTGGCGACGTACAGCCTGACTGTCCAGCTGACCGCGCAGGCCAACAGCCTGATCTCCGGGCTGCGTTCGGCCGCCGACGCGGCACAGGATCTCGGGCGCCGCACCCGCGACCTCGACCGGCGTCTGGCCCAGCTGGACACCTCCAGCCGTCGTACCGCCCAGCGGATCGACACCCTCGGAACCCGGGCCCGTACGGCAGCAACCCGGCTCGGCGCGCTCGGGACCCGTGGCAGCCAGGCGGGCAGCGGGCTGCGCCGGACGAGCGCCGAGGCAAGCGGGGCCGAGCGCTCCCTCAAGGGCGTGGGAAAGCAGGCCGCCGTGCTGTCCCGGCTTCTCGCCGGCGGGGCACTGATGCTGGGCACCGGGCAGCTGCTGGAGGAGGGCAACCGCTACCAGCGGCAGATGAACGTCTTCTCCGCCGTCACCGGGGCCACGGCCGGACAGATGCAGCGCGCCGCTTGGATGGCCAACCAGCTCGGCGCGGACCTCGAACTGCCGACCACCTCCGCGGCCGATGCCGCCGAAGCCATGGTGGAGCTGGCGAAGGCGGGTTTCCGTACCGACCAGGCGATCAGCGCCACCCGTGCCTCACTCCAACTCGCCGCCGCTGCCGGGGTGAACGCCGCCGACTCCGCGAAGTACCTCGGCGACATCATGGACCAGTTCGGCCTCGGTGCCGACCAGGCCGGACGTGCCGCCGACATCCTCGCCGCCACTGCCAACAACGCCTCCGGCGGCATCATCGACATCTACTACGCGATGCGTTACGCCGGTCCGGTCGCGGCCGGCCTGGGCGTGAGCATGGAGGACGCGGCCTCCGGCGTCGGCATGCTGGGCAAGGCCGGCATCCTCGGCCAGACGGCGGGCACGGCGCTGCGCGGCATGATGGCCAACCTCGCCGCCCCGACCAAGGAGATGAAGGAGGGGCTGGCCTCCCTCGGCATCGAGGCGTGGACGGCGCAGGGCAACTTCAAGGGCCTGCGGTACGTCATCGAGGAACTCTCCCGTTCCCAGCACGAGATGTCGCAGCAGGACTTCACCCAGGCGGTGAAGAAGGCGTTCGGCAAGCCCGCCATGTCCGGTGCGATCGCCATGGCCCACCAGGGCACCGAGTCCTTCGACGCGCTCTCCCTGGCCGTACGGGAGTCCGGCGCGGCCGCGCAGATCACGGCGGCGCGTGGCCAGGGCCTGGCCGGCGCGATGACGCTGCTGGAGAAGCAGACCAGGCAGACCGGCCTCGCGCTGTACGACGCGATGGCCCCGGGCCTGGAGTACGTCGCCCGGCTGATGACCCGCGGTCTGTCGTCCGCCACCCCGTACCTGGTCGCCGCGATCGAGTACGGGCGCGACCTCGCCACCCTGTACGGACCGGAGCTCAGGGACCAGGCGCGGAGCGGTCTCGGCGGGCTGATCGAGGAGGCAGAGCAACTCGTCGGCCCGCTCCGGGAGCTCGACGAGCATGCCTTGGCCTCAGGGCTGAATCTGCTGATCAACGCGGCTCGCATGCTCGGTGACGTGCTCGACAACGCCGCCCAGGGCGTCGAGCCGGTTGCCTCCGCGCTGGGGCTGCTGGGCGTTGAGACGGGCGGAACCGCGAACAGCCTGGACATCCTCGTCGCCGCGGCCAACCTGGCCATGTCCGCGGTCGCCGGGCTCTCCGCCGTGCTCGTTCCGGTCGGGGAGGTGGCCGGCACGCTGGTCCGTGCGTTCGGCGCGTTGCCGGGGCCGGTGCAGACGGCGATCGCCGCGATGTTCCTCGCACGGCGCCTTGCCCCGGTGCTGACCGGGCTCGCCTCGACCGTGAGCGGACGGGTGACCGGCGCGTGGCGGGGCCTCGGTGCGCAGATGCGTGTTCAGCAGACCCTCGCTGCGTCGACAGGCACGTCGATCGGACGGCTTGGAGCTGCTTTCGCCGTCCTCCAGACCCGCATCCCCGTCGTTGGCCAGATGGGCGCCGCTTTCCGCAGCGCGCAAGGCCCGGCCACAGGTCTCACCGGCACGCTCACCGGCATGACCCGGGCCGCGGGCGTCGGCCTGCGCGGTGCGATGTCCGGCCTCGTCGGGTTCATGGGCGGCCCGTGGGGCGTCGCGCTCGTCGGTGTCACACTCGGCCTCGGGCTTCTGGCCTCCCAGCAGCAGAAGGCAGCCCGAGCCGCCGCCGAGCACCGGCAGCGGATCTCCGACCTCGCCCAGTCCCTGCGCGAGTCCAACGGCGCGGTCGACGACAACGTCCGGGCGATCGCCGCCGAGAATCTGATGCAGGAGAAGATCAAGACAACGCTGGACGGTCAGCAGCGTCTGGTCGACGTCGCGCGCAAGGCGAAGGTCCCGCTGTCGGAACTGGTCGACGCCTACACGGAGCAGGGCACCAGCCTGGCCGAACTTCAGCGACGGCTCAAGGCCGTCTCCAAGGAGCACATCGAATGGGTGCTGGACTCCGAAAGCGGCATCGGAGGCGAGGCGTTCGACGTGCAGGGCCGGGCCGCGGACGACCTGCGCCGCGGACTGTCCGGGCTGTCGGGGGACTTCAAGCAGGCGGCGGACGACGCGAAGTCGTACAACGAGGGCGTCCGGGGCGCCGGGACGGGCACGAGCGCGTACGACCGCCTGAAGACCTCGGTCGGTGAACTCGCCGACAAGACCGCCGACGCCGACACCCGCACCCGCGCCCTCAAGGACGCCCTCGACCTGCTCTCCGGCGGCAGCATCTCCCTCCAGGCCGCCGAGGCACGCGTCAACAACGCCGTCCTCGACGTGAACGAGGCCCTGGACAACGGCATCGAGAAGGCCGACGGTTTCGGCAAAGCCCTGCTGAACAGCAACGGCACCCTGAACACGACGACCCGCAACGGCCAGCAGCTCTACCAGTCCCTCACCTCCCTGAGTGACGCGGCCGCCGACGCGTCCGTGTCGGCGTACGCCCTCGCCCAGCAGAACGGGAAATCACTGCCCGAGTCGCTGGCGGCCGCCCGCGCGCAGATGGTCAAGGCGCGGGCGGCCGCGGTCAAGGCCGCCGAGGGCTACGGGCTCACGCGCAAGCAGGCCGATGCGGTGGCCGACAGTCTCGGCCTGCTGCCGTCGAAGGTCTCGCTGCTGCTGGAGACCGAGGGCATGGACTCCACGCTGGCCGATCTCCTCGCCGTACAGGCCGAGTTCGACCGGCTGCCGAAGGCGACCACGATCCGCGTGGACTCGCTCAGCGAGGACGCCCAGAAGAAGCTGAAGGACCTGGGCTTCACCGTGAAGACGGTCCCCGGCACCCGCGAAATCAAGATCACGGCTCCGACGAAGGACGCCCGCAACGCTCTGAAGATTCTCGTCGACGAACTCGCCGCCGTCCCGGGCAACAAGAACATCAAGGTCAGCGCCGCCACCAAGGGCGCCCTCGCCTCCCTGCAGGCGATGCAGGACAAGTTGCGTGCCACGCCGAACGCGAAGACGGTCACGATCAGCGCCCCGACGGCCGCTGCTCGTAAGGCCCTTGAAGACCTCGGATTCAAGATCCGCACTCTCCCGGACGGCAAGGCCGAGGTCACCGTCCCGACCCAGCCATCCCTCACTTCGGTCGCCACCATCCAGAGCGCGATCAACAACATCAGCGGATCCATCATCGGAGTGGGCGTCGCCATCAAGGCCACCTCCTGGGACCGGGACGGCAACGGGGTACCCGACGCCATCCAGGCCCGTGCCCGCGGCGCCGTAGTCGACTACTTCGCCGACGGAGGCGTACGACGCGAGAAGCACGTTGCACAGATCGCCCCCGCCGGCTCGTGGCGGGTGTGGGCCGAGCCGGAGACGCAGGGCGAGGCGTACGTGCCGCTCGCGGTGAGCAAGCGACCGCGCAGCAAGGCCATCGTCGGTGAGGTCGTCCGGCGCTTCGGCGGTGACGTCAGCTGGCACGCGGACGGCGGTCTGTCCGGCTGGTCCTACGACCCCTCCAGCGCAAGCGAGTTGATCTCGGTGTCGTCGATCCGGTCGGACTCGATGCGCACGGTGAAGAGGAAGGGCAAGGAGGTCGAGATCTTCGACCTGGTCCTGTTCGAGAAGAACCTCGACAAGGCGTCGAAGAAGGCCGCCGCCTGGCGCGGGAACCTCGCCACCGTCGCCCGACGTGCCGGTCAGGACGTCGCCGACGCCCTGGAGGCCATGGGCGAGGACGGCGTGGAACTCACCCGCAAGATGGCCACCGGCAGCTCCAAGTACGTCAAGGAGATGACGAAGGACCTGGAACGGCTGGGCGTTGTCGCCAAGGACACCCTGTCCGGCTTCACCAGCCAGCTGAAGGCTGCGGTGAAGGACCAGAAGGTGTTCGAGGCGAACCTCACGAAGCTGTCCGCGATGGGCTACACGGACCTGGCGACGATGCTCGCGGTGCAGGGCGACACGGACGCCGAAACCCTCGCCGCCGAGGCCGTGAAGGACAACAAGAAGGCGAAGAACGCCAACGACGCCGCGAAGGCCGCCGCCAAGACCCTGGCCACCGAGGACCTGGCCGACCTGCTCACCATCATCGGCGCGATCAAGACCAGCACCACCGGTATCCACAAGGTCGCTGACAGCACCGGTCTTGAGGAGGACCGGATCATCGAGGTCGCGGACCTCGGACAGTCCCGCATCAGGTCCGCGCTCGGTTCCCGTGCCACCCGCTTCCTCGCCGATCTCGCCAAGGCGAACAAGGGCCTGGCGTACGCGAACGGCGGCGTGTGGGAGCCCGGCGTCTACTCCTCACCCACCGCGCTGATCAAGTTCGTGGAGGCAGACACCGGAGGCGAGGCGTTCATCCCGCTGGCCGCGTCCAAGCGCGCCTCGGCGACCGCCGTACTCGGTGATGTCGCGGGCCGCTTCGGACTCCAACTCGCCCCAGATACACGGGACTCAGCGCCAATCCGCACGGTGGACGCGCACCCTGCCGGCAACGTCCAGGTCGTCGTGGTCCGCGAGCAGCAACCGCTGATCGGCTCCATGCCCGTCACCGTCTCGTCCACCTCCGCCACCCCGCAGCAGCTCGGCGCCGAAGTGATGCGCCGCCTGCGCAACGCCCAGCGGGGAGGGCGGCTGTGA
- a CDS encoding helix-turn-helix domain-containing protein, whose translation MSIEAVAWAFKQKIPNPGAKLVLLALCDYADEAWSCFPGQETLADKTSQGERTVRRHLDRLEQHGFIVSRARFVEGRRTSNRYTIHSPRPAVPPPAASPPTPPAPEAPPDEDDIPSYISEPTEKETEQAANMATGQIDHRPDAAEEPASLAGEPSDNHQRNNPLPPADDNGRSGTDDTGGAGAENDVGARSGGCAAHPHAPAANCRGCGTNPRGRQAAAAAQEKQAKVDRGRDGDRQWFEQQRARRDQVARQEAQGALDGPRRAARDALQSGRERRGSPRPPNK comes from the coding sequence TTGAGCATCGAGGCCGTGGCCTGGGCGTTCAAGCAGAAGATCCCCAACCCGGGTGCGAAACTCGTCCTGTTGGCACTCTGCGACTACGCGGACGAAGCCTGGTCCTGCTTCCCCGGGCAGGAGACCCTCGCGGACAAGACCAGTCAGGGCGAGCGCACCGTACGACGACACCTGGACCGGTTGGAGCAACACGGCTTCATCGTCAGCCGCGCCCGCTTCGTTGAAGGGCGCCGTACCAGCAACCGCTACACGATCCACAGCCCCCGTCCCGCGGTGCCTCCGCCCGCCGCCTCCCCGCCGACTCCACCTGCGCCCGAAGCGCCGCCGGACGAAGACGACATTCCCTCCTACATCTCCGAACCAACTGAAAAGGAGACAGAGCAGGCGGCCAACATGGCCACCGGTCAGATAGACCACCGGCCAGATGCGGCGGAGGAACCGGCCAGTCTGGCCGGGGAACCGTCAGATAACCACCAGAGAAACAACCCCCTACCCCCGGCGGACGATAACGGCCGCAGCGGGACCGATGACACCGGGGGAGCGGGCGCCGAGAACGACGTTGGTGCAAGGAGCGGGGGCTGTGCAGCCCACCCGCACGCTCCCGCTGCCAACTGCCGGGGCTGCGGCACCAATCCGCGCGGCCGTCAGGCCGCTGCGGCTGCCCAGGAGAAGCAGGCGAAGGTCGACCGTGGCCGCGACGGCGACCGCCAGTGGTTCGAGCAGCAGCGTGCGCGCCGCGACCAGGTGGCGCGCCAGGAAGCCCAGGGGGCTCTGGACGGCCCCCGCAGGGCCGCCCGCGATGCCCTTCAGAGTGGTCGCGAGCGCCGCGGAAGCCCTCGCCCGCCGA
- a CDS encoding glycoside hydrolase family 6 protein — protein sequence MPTYGDLVVNGSFTDGTTGWWSGSTDMVTIAAGTAGLEATASTDAANLWDAVFGQDGITLRPGCRYTLSFTARASQDGTVMAAKVGMDVDPWTAVVEKQLSVPAVDTHFVFSFTSTMATSGQVSFQFGQSSPVTIHLTEVRLTCSTPSEGFYTDPDSNAAKWLLANPDDPRAQKIQRSIARRPAARWFGDWNTDIKADLDAYVAAAAAQGQMPIVALYNMFNRDNGGQSSGGSASPDAYQAWIDAAVAGIGDRPVLVVLEPDLLAQLGNLPSDSACAERTTLAAYAARALATLPETTVYLDGGNPTWIRPPEMAARLKDAGVAQVRGFAVNVANFDSVDVCCTYATQITTELARLGVPGTGFVVDTSRNGNGAMDAEGQHVDWCNPAGRRLGVPSSIGVGGADFLLWIKVPGDSDGSCGVGQGTPAGTFSPYLAERLVDGS from the coding sequence GTGCCCACGTACGGAGACCTCGTCGTCAACGGATCCTTCACCGACGGGACAACCGGCTGGTGGTCGGGCAGCACCGACATGGTCACCATCGCCGCCGGAACGGCCGGCCTGGAGGCGACCGCGAGCACGGACGCGGCGAACCTGTGGGACGCGGTGTTCGGACAGGACGGCATCACCCTGCGCCCGGGCTGCCGCTACACCCTGTCCTTCACGGCCCGCGCCTCGCAGGACGGCACCGTTATGGCCGCGAAGGTCGGCATGGATGTCGACCCGTGGACGGCGGTCGTGGAGAAGCAGCTCAGCGTGCCGGCGGTGGACACGCACTTCGTGTTCTCCTTCACCTCGACCATGGCGACCTCCGGACAAGTGTCCTTCCAGTTCGGGCAGTCCAGCCCTGTCACCATCCACCTCACCGAAGTCCGGCTGACCTGCTCGACCCCGAGCGAGGGCTTCTACACCGACCCGGACTCCAACGCCGCCAAGTGGCTGCTCGCCAACCCGGACGACCCGCGCGCCCAGAAGATCCAGCGGTCCATCGCCCGGCGCCCCGCCGCCCGCTGGTTCGGCGACTGGAACACGGACATCAAGGCCGACCTGGATGCATACGTCGCGGCCGCGGCCGCTCAGGGCCAGATGCCCATCGTCGCCCTGTACAACATGTTCAACCGGGACAACGGCGGCCAGAGCTCGGGCGGTTCGGCCTCCCCGGACGCCTACCAGGCGTGGATCGACGCCGCCGTGGCCGGCATCGGCGACCGGCCCGTCCTCGTCGTCCTCGAACCCGACTTGCTGGCCCAGCTCGGCAACCTACCCAGTGACTCGGCTTGCGCCGAGCGCACCACCCTGGCCGCCTACGCCGCGCGTGCCCTCGCCACGCTGCCCGAAACCACCGTCTACCTCGACGGGGGAAACCCGACCTGGATCCGCCCGCCGGAGATGGCCGCCCGTCTGAAGGACGCCGGCGTCGCGCAGGTGCGAGGCTTCGCCGTCAACGTCGCCAACTTCGACTCCGTCGACGTCTGTTGCACCTACGCCACCCAGATCACCACGGAACTGGCCCGCCTCGGTGTCCCCGGCACCGGGTTCGTGGTGGACACCTCCCGGAACGGCAACGGTGCCATGGACGCCGAAGGCCAGCACGTCGACTGGTGCAACCCGGCAGGCCGCCGCCTGGGCGTCCCCAGCTCGATCGGCGTCGGAGGCGCCGACTTCCTGCTGTGGATCAAGGTTCCGGGTGACTCGGACGGATCGTGTGGGGTCGGTCAGGGCACCCCTGCTGGGACCTTCTCGCCGTATCTGGCGGAGCGGCTGGTCGACGGCTCGTAA